In Rariglobus hedericola, the DNA window TCACACCGATCTTCGATGGTTGGTCGCTCGATTTCTGGTTCGTCCCCGCCGACCCCAAGGGCACTCCGCTCTTCCCTTCGCGCCTCGACGATGCCGATTTCAAGCAAACGCTGCGCCTCGACACCAATCTCCGCGTCCACTCCACCGCCACCCTCGCCGGCCTCTCGCTCGCCAGCGAAGTGACGCTCTGCCTCGATCACGGTGAGCCCCATTGCTGCATCAGCATCCGCGTGGAGGGCAACGTCCCCGCAGACGGTTTTCTCGCTGTCTCGCTCCGGCCTTATAATCCCGAGGGCGTCAGTTTCATCGACAAAGTTGCCATCACGTCCGATCGCCCCGGCTGGCTCGTAAATGGTCGCAACCCCGTGTTTTTCGACCGCGCGCCTTCGCGTCAGCTTCTCTCCGTTTACAAGGACGGCGACGTCTCCCAGCGCCTTTACGAAACGTCCACCGCCACCGAGGTCGCCTGCCATGTCAGCATGGCCACCGCGGTCGCCTTGTTCCCGGTTGCCGGCTTGCGCGATCGCCCGCTCGAAATCCGCGCGCCGATCTACGATGAGCTCGACCCCAAAAAACGCCCGTCGTTGGCGCCCACCCGGTCCTGGGCCGAGTCGATGGCCCCGCTCGCAAAATTATCCGTGCCCGAAAAACGGATACAGGAGCTCTACGACTTCGCCGCCGCCAATCTCGTGCTCCACACGCCGCGCGATGCCTATCCCGGCCCTTACACCTACAAGCGTTTCTGGTTCCGCGACGCCGCGTTCATGCTCAACGCACTGATCACACTCGGTGACGTCGAACGCACCCGGCGCGCTCTCGGCGAATTCGCCGGACGCCAGCGCCGCGACGGTTATTTCCTTTCGCAGGAGGGCGAATGGGACTCCAACGGCGAGGCCATCTGGATCTATCACCGTTTCGGTGCACTCACCGGCGAAACGCTTCCGGACGCCTGGCGCGAAGCCGTCGCCAAGGGCGCTCGTTGGATTACCGGAAAACGTCTGCCCCGCGACTCCGGCAAGCCCGAGGCCGGACTCCTCCCCGCCGGCTTCAGTGCCGAGCATCTCGGCCCCAACGATTTTTATTACTGGGACGACTTCTGGGCCGTGTCCGGCCTGCGTTGCGCTGCCGTGCTCCTGCGTTCGCATGACAACGAGCTCGCTGCCAAGTGTTCACGCGAGGCCGACGAATTCCTCGGGACCATCGAGACATCGTTTCCCGCCGGCCCGCAGCGTCGTTTCCCCGGCGCCATTCCCGCTTCGCCCAAGCGCCGCATGGACTCCGGTGCCGTGGGTTCGCTCGTCGCGGATTATCCGCTGCAGCTCTTCGCACCTGCTGACGCACGCATCCTGAAGACCGCCGAATATCTCCGCGACCACAGCATGTATGGCGGCGGCTTTTTTCAGAACATGATCCACTCCGGGATCAACGCCTACCTCACGATCCACCTTGCCCAGGTCCGCCTGCGCGCCGGTGATCCTCAGGGCGCCTGGGAGTTGATTGATTGCGTGGCCTCGCTGGCCTCGCCCACCGGCCAGTGGCCCGAGGCGATTCATCCGCGCACCGGCGGCGGTTGCATGGGCGACGGACAACACATCTGGGCCGCCGCCGAATGGCTCATGATGATTCGCAACTGCTACGTTCGCGAAGAAACCAACGCACTCGTCATCGGCTCCGGCGTAAAGCCCGCCTGGTGGACGGGCACCCGCACGTCCTTTGGCCCCACGCTTACGCCTTGGGGTGCGGTGACCGTCACCATCGAACCCGACGTCGCCGGCGGCGCACGCATCACCCTTGACGGACAATGGCGCGCCGAACCGCCGCAACTTGATTTCCGCCTGCCCGGCTGCTCGCCCGTCCTGATCGAGCGCCCCGACCACATTCGCACGTTTGTCTTAAAAAAACTCCCATGAAAATCTGCATGATGACCAACACCTACCTGCCGCACGTCGGCGGAGTAGCCCGTTCGGTGAGCACGTTTGCCGAGGAATACCGGCAGCGTAAGCACCAAGTCCTCGTCATCGCGCCCGAGTTTGAAGGCAAGCCGCTCACCAAGCGCGCCGCCGCCATCGTCGAGCGCGTCGCCGCCATCCAGAATTTCAATGGCAGCGATTTCTCCGTGCGCCTGCCGCTCGCCGCCACACTTTCCGACCGGCTCGACGCATTCCAGTCGGACATCATCCACACGCATCATCCGTTTCTGCTCGGTGACACCGCGCTGCGCGTCGCCGCCACCAAAAACGTTCCGGTGATCTTCACGCACCACACGCGTTACGAGGACTACACGCACTACGTGCCCTTTGATTCGCCCGCTTTGAAACAGGTCGCGATCAATCTCTCCACCGAGTTTGCCAACCTGTGCGACGGCGTCATCGCACCCAGCGAAAGCATCGCCAAGCTCATCAAAAAGCGCGGCGTCACCTCGCCCATCCGCGTCGTGCCCACGGGCATCGACGTGGAGACTTTTGCCTCGGGCGACGGCGCCCGCTTCCGCAAAAAATTCAAGATCCCTGCCAAGGCGTTTGTCGTCGGCCATCTCGGCCGTCTCGCCCCCGAAAAAAACCTCGGCTACCTGGCCGAAGCCGTCGCGCTCTTCGTGAAGAAAACGCCCACCGCGCGTTTTCTCGTTGTTGGAGGAGGTCCGTCCGAAGACGCCATCAAGGCCACCTTCGCCAAACACGGTGCAGCGTCCCAGCTCATCCTCGCCGGCAAACACAGCGGCCGTTCTTTGGCCGATGCCTACAACGCGATGGACGTGTTCGCCTTTGCCTCGTTCAGCGAGACACAGGGTATGGTTCTCGCGGAGGCGATGGCCGCCGGCCGGCCCGTCGTCGCGCTCAACGCCTCCGGCGTGCGCGAGGTCATGCGCCACGGTAAAAACGGTTTTATGCTGCCCGCCCGCACTCCCGCGAAGACCTTTGCCGCGCACCTCGCGCGTCTTCAGGCCGAGCCGAAACTGCGCCGCGCGTTTTCCAAGGAAGCCCGCCGCACCGCCGAGGATTTTTCCAAGGAACACTGCGCCGAGCTCGCCCTCGCCTTCTACGAAGACATCCGCAAAGCCACCCGTCGCGAGCGTTTGATCACCCAGCAAAATCCTTGGGGCTCCTTCCTCGAGCGTCTCAGCACCGAATGGAATCTAATCGCGAAAAAGGTTCAGGCTCTCACCAGCGCCGTCGTCGCCTAATCCCGTTCCATGTTCGCATCCATCGAATCGAAATTTCGCAGCTGGCGCCGTCGCTTCAGCCGCAATGAATGGGCTATTCGCAACCTCGGTCTCACGCCGATCGAGGGTCAGAGCGAGGAGCCCGGCCTGCTGTTGATCCAGATCGACGGCCTCGCCCGCCGCCAGCTGGAGGACGCGATCGCCAAGGGGAAAATGCCTTTCCTCAAACGCCTGCGTGATCGCGGACACTATGCGATGCACACGTTTTATCCGGGCATCCCGACCACGACTCCGGCCGTGCAGGCCGAACTCTACTACGGCGTGCGCGCAGGCGTGCCGGCCTTTTCGTTTCTTGATCGTGAAACCGGCGCGACCGGAATGATGTTCCAGCCTGAGTGGGCCAAGAAATTCGAAGCGCGCTTTCAAGCCGATCATGAAGGTCTGCTCAAGGGCGGCAGTTCATGGTCCAATATTTACTCGGGCGGGGCCGCTCCCGAGGAAACGCATTTTTGCGGAGCCAGCATCGCGTTCAGCGACATGTGGCGCACCGGCAAGATCAGGAATATTTTCGTGTTCATCGCGCTGCATATTCCGTCGGTGATCAAGATCGCCGGACTGCTGCTCCTGGAGTTGGCCATCTCAGTCCCGCAGGCCGTCCGCGGTATTTTACGCGGACAATGGCCGTCGCAGGAATTCGGCATGGTCATCTCGCGCACGTTCATCGGCATCGGTCTGCGCGAACTCATCACCATCGGCGGCCAGGTGGACGTCACCCGCGGTCTGCCGGCCGTGCACGTCAACTTCCTCGGCTACGACGAACTTTCGCACCGTCGCGGTCCCGGCTCGCGCTTCGCCCACTGGTCATTGAAGGGCATCGATCGTTCAATAAAGAACCTCTACCGCGCGGCGCAACGCTCCACGCGCCGCGATTACAGCGTGTTCATTTTTTCGGACCACGGGCAGGAACGCGCCCGTTCGTTTGCGACCGAATTCCCCGGCGGTATCCATAAAATCACCACCGATGCACTCGCCGCCGAACAGATCGTGACCGAAGCCACCGTCGCGGCACTGGGCCCGATCGGTCATGCTTATTTTAAGCCCGAGCTCACCGATCTCCAAAAACACGCCGTCGCCCGCCGCCTTGTCGATGACGGCAAGGTCCCCGGTGTCCTTCACCGCGACGCCAACGGACGCATCACCTGGCTGCACGCCCAGGGAGAAACCTCCGTCCCCGAGGGCGTGCCGGCGATGTTGGCGAATCACCCCGAGCCGTTGCGCGCCGAAATCGCCCGCGATCTCGTCACGTTTTGCGAAAACAAGGACTGCGGCGATCTCGTGCTGGTCGGTTGGAGCCCCGCGGGGTCATGGACGTTTGCACCCGAGCGCGGCTCGCACGCCAGCATAGGTCCGGATGAAACCCAGGGCTTCCTGCTCGTGCCGCCCGGCACGCGTTTGCCGGCCGACGCGATTGATTTTGTGCGTCCCTCCGATCTGCGCGCGGCCGGTCTCGCACTGCTCGGGCGTCAACCGCTCACCTCCGCCCGCCACGCCGGCGCACGCAATGAAACCCATCTCCGCGTGATGACCTACAACACGCATAGCTGCAGCGGCATGGATGGTCGCGTTTCCCCTCGTCGCATCGCCCGCATCATACAGCAGCAATCCGCAGACATCGTTGCCTTGCAGGAACTCGATTTGGGACGTTCCCGTTCGCGCGGCGAGGATCAGGCCACGCTTGTCGCCGAGGCGCTCGGCTATCACGTCGTGTTTTGCCCGACCGTGAAACACAGCCAGAGCGAACACTATGGCCATGCGCTCGTCAGTCGCTGGCCGATTGAAATCATCAAGGTCGGCGAACTTCCCAACGCACCCAACAGCTGGTTTCCGGAGGCCCGTGGCGCGCTCTGGGCGCGCATCGAAGTCAACGGCGTCAATCTCAACATCGTCACGACGCACCTCGGCCTCAGTCCGCGTGAACGTCTCGCACAGATGAATGCCTTGCTCGGCCC includes these proteins:
- a CDS encoding endonuclease/exonuclease/phosphatase family protein: MFASIESKFRSWRRRFSRNEWAIRNLGLTPIEGQSEEPGLLLIQIDGLARRQLEDAIAKGKMPFLKRLRDRGHYAMHTFYPGIPTTTPAVQAELYYGVRAGVPAFSFLDRETGATGMMFQPEWAKKFEARFQADHEGLLKGGSSWSNIYSGGAAPEETHFCGASIAFSDMWRTGKIRNIFVFIALHIPSVIKIAGLLLLELAISVPQAVRGILRGQWPSQEFGMVISRTFIGIGLRELITIGGQVDVTRGLPAVHVNFLGYDELSHRRGPGSRFAHWSLKGIDRSIKNLYRAAQRSTRRDYSVFIFSDHGQERARSFATEFPGGIHKITTDALAAEQIVTEATVAALGPIGHAYFKPELTDLQKHAVARRLVDDGKVPGVLHRDANGRITWLHAQGETSVPEGVPAMLANHPEPLRAEIARDLVTFCENKDCGDLVLVGWSPAGSWTFAPERGSHASIGPDETQGFLLVPPGTRLPADAIDFVRPSDLRAAGLALLGRQPLTSARHAGARNETHLRVMTYNTHSCSGMDGRVSPRRIARIIQQQSADIVALQELDLGRSRSRGEDQATLVAEALGYHVVFCPTVKHSQSEHYGHALVSRWPIEIIKVGELPNAPNSWFPEARGALWARIEVNGVNLNIVTTHLGLSPRERLAQMNALLGPDWLGPVIATEPVILCGDFNLSPGSAPYGLAASKLRDVQAARSGHRPRSTFSSTKPFMRIDHIFVSAHFETERAFVPRNDLTRLASDHLPLLADLSFSSAGDGTTTRT
- a CDS encoding glycosyltransferase; this encodes MKICMMTNTYLPHVGGVARSVSTFAEEYRQRKHQVLVIAPEFEGKPLTKRAAAIVERVAAIQNFNGSDFSVRLPLAATLSDRLDAFQSDIIHTHHPFLLGDTALRVAATKNVPVIFTHHTRYEDYTHYVPFDSPALKQVAINLSTEFANLCDGVIAPSESIAKLIKKRGVTSPIRVVPTGIDVETFASGDGARFRKKFKIPAKAFVVGHLGRLAPEKNLGYLAEAVALFVKKTPTARFLVVGGGPSEDAIKATFAKHGAASQLILAGKHSGRSLADAYNAMDVFAFASFSETQGMVLAEAMAAGRPVVALNASGVREVMRHGKNGFMLPARTPAKTFAAHLARLQAEPKLRRAFSKEARRTAEDFSKEHCAELALAFYEDIRKATRRERLITQQNPWGSFLERLSTEWNLIAKKVQALTSAVVA